One stretch of Arachis hypogaea cultivar Tifrunner chromosome 20, arahy.Tifrunner.gnm2.J5K5, whole genome shotgun sequence DNA includes these proteins:
- the LOC112785052 gene encoding linamarin synthase 2 → MNCSGKSQPLVVCVPFPAQGHINPFMQLARILHFNGFHVTFVNSELNQKRIAKFLGPSFVKNQHGFHFETIPDGLPPPQDDASHHDNTALCDSTRKHCLEPFKDLLMKLNSSSEVPNVSYIISDGAMSFAIKAAQELKIPEAQFWTTSACGFMAYLQFGELANRGIIPFKDQESITECVLNNPIDWIPGMKNIRLKDMPSFIRTTTLEETMFDFMGSEAQNCLKSSTIIFNTFQDLELEVLDAIKNDTFPNIYNIGPLPFLGSHVFNNNKDKLMSHGSSSLWLEDSGCLNWLDKWQPNSVVYVNYGSWTVMSEDHLKEFAWGLANSNHPFLWIIRDNIVMGESAILPMEFSNAIRDRGYITSWCPQEKVLSHSSIGVFLTHCGWNSVIEALCGGVPIICWPFFADQQTNCRYVCANWRFGVELRHDVERGEVAEVVKEMMEGEIGRELKKNVLEWRKKALEATHVGGSSYNDFNRLVEEALRFQNVV, encoded by the exons ATGAATTGTTCTGGAAAATCGCAACCCCTTGTTGTGTGtgttccatttccagcacaaggTCACATAAACCCTTTCATGCAACTTGCAAGAATCCTTCACTTTAATGGCTTCCACGTAACCTTTGTAAACTCCGAACTCAACCAAAAGCGCATAGCCAAATTCTTAGGACCCAGCTTCGTGAAGAACCAACATGGTTTTCACTTTGAGACCATCCCAGATGGTTTGCCACCGCCACAGGATGATGCAAGCCACCATGATAACACTGCCCTTTGCGATTCAACTAGAAAACACTGTTTGGAACCGTTTAAGGACCTTCTTATGAAGCTGAACTCAAGTTCTGAGGTGCCTAATGTTAGTTACATAATTTCTGATGGCGCCATGAGTTTCGCAATCAAGGCGGCGCAGGAATTGAAGATACCTGAAGCTCAGTTTTGGACAACCTCTGCTTGTGGATTCATGGCGTATCTTCAGTTTGGtgaacttgccaacagaggcATTATTCCATTCAAAG ATCAAGAATCTATTACTGAGTGTGTCTTGAACAATCCGATAGACTGGATTCCAGGTATGAAAAACATTCGACTTAAAGACATGCCAAGCTTTATTAGGACCACAACTCTAGAAGAGACCATGTTTGATTTCATGGGGTCCGAGGCACAGAATTGCTTAAAATCATCGACAATAATTTTCAATACTTTCCAAGATCTTGAGCTAGAAGTCCTTGATGCAATCAAGAACGACACATTTCCCAACATATACAACATTGGACCACTTCCATTTCTAGGTAGCCATGTCTTCAATAATAACAAGGACAAATTAATGTCCCATGGATCTTCAAGCCTATGGTTAGAAGACTCAGGTTGCCTCAATTGGTTAGATAAATGGCAACCCAATTCAGTTGTTTATGTGAATTATGGAAGTTGGACCGTCATGAGTGAAGATCACCTTAAAGAATTTGCTTGGGGCCTTGCAAATAGTAATCACCCATTTTTATGGATAATTAGGGACAATATTGTGATGGGTGAATCAGCAATTTTGCCAATGGAATTCTCTAATGCTATTAGAGATAGAGGGTACATAACAAGTTGGTGCCCACAAGAAAAAGTGCTTTCACATTCATCAATTGGAGTATTCTTAACACATTGTGGTTGGAATTCAGTGATAGAAGCTTTGTGTGGAGGTGTTCCTATTATATGTTGGCCTTTTTTTGCGGATCAACAAACGAATTGTAGATATGTTTGTGCAAATTGGAGATTTGGTGTGGAGTTAAGGCATGACGTGGAGCGTGGTGAGGTTGCTGAGGTTGTTAAGGAAATGATGGAAGGAGAAATAggaagggaattaaagaaaaatGTTTTGGAATGGAGGAAGAAAGCTCTAGAAGCCACTCATGTAGGTGGATCATCGTACAATGATTTCAATAGGTTAGTAGAAGAGGCCCTTCGTTTTCAAAATGTAGTTTAA
- the LOC112783048 gene encoding chaperone protein dnaJ A6, chloroplastic has translation MAITHFGSTFATQWGIRPQVFARSSMVSKTTSSSHNVTSRVSFIAAPASSFFSRDSSRALFNMSSSQTYHRRGSRLIVRAETDYYSVLGVSRNASKSEIKSAYRKLARNYHPDVNKDPGAEQKFKDISNAYEVLSDDEKRSIYDQYGEAGLKGSGMGMGDFSSPFDIFETLFEGMGGMGGMGSRGAWNGAIDGEDEYYSLVLNFKEAVFGVEKEIEIRRLDSCGTCNGSGAKPGTKSSRCSTCGGQGRVVSSTRTPLGIFQQSMTCSSCNGTGETSTPCSTCSGDGRVRKTKRISLKVPPGVDSGSRLRVRNEGNAGRRGGAPGDLFVVIEVIPDPVLKRDDTNILYTSKVSYIDAILGTTIKVPTVDGMVDLKVPAGTQPGTTLVMARKGVPLLNKSNMRGDQLVRVQVEIPKRLSSDERKLIEELADLSKGKTKAAASGTRR, from the exons CATTTGCAACTCAATGGGGAATTCGTCCTCAGGTTTTCGCAAGATCCAGCATGGTGAGCAAGACTACATCATCCAGCCACAA TGTTACAAGCAGGGTGAGCTTTATAGCGGCCCCAGCTTCAAGCTTTTTCTCCCGGGATTCCTCACGTGCGCTATTTAACATGAGTTCATCTCAGACATATCACCGAAGGGGTTCAAGGTTGATAGTTAGAGCAGAAACA GATTACTATTCTGTCCTTGGCGTGTCAAGAAATGCTAGTAAATCTGAAATTAAGAGTG CTTATCGGAAGCTTGCCCGGAATTATCATCCAGATGTGAACAA AGATCCTGGTGCAGAACAGAAATTTAAGGACATTAGCAATGCATATGAG GTCTTATCAGATGATGAGAAACGATCGATATATGATCAATATGGAGAGGCCGGGCTTAAAGGTTCAGGAATGGGCATGGGG GATTTCAGCAGTCCTTTTGATATATTTGAAACGCTTTTTGAGGGCATGGGTGGCATGGGTGGCATGGGTTCAAGAGGTGCTTGGAATGGAGCAATTGACGGCGAAGACGAATATTACAGTCTTGTTTTGAACTTCAAAGAAGCAGTTTTTGGAGTAGAAAAGGAGATAGAGATTAGGCGGTTAGATAGCTGTGGCACTTGCAATGGTTCAGGGGCTAAACCGGGGACCAAGTCATCCAGATGTAGCACTTGTGGCGGTCAAGGTCGCGTTGTCTCATCAACCAGGACCCCTCTAGGCATCTTTCAGCAGTCTATGACCTGCTCTTCCTGCAATGGAACCGGAGAAACATCAACACCATGCAGCACATGTTCTGGGGATGGTCGTGTGAGGAAAACAAAACGGATAAGTCTTAAGGTTCCCCCTGGTGTGGATTCTGGTAGCCGTTTAAGAGTCCGGAATGAAGGCAATGCTGGAAGACGTGGCGGTGCACCTGGTGACCTCTTTGTAGTTATCGAAGTTATCCCAGATCCTGTCCTCAAACGAGATGACACCAACATTCTGTACACCTCCAAGGTGTCTTATATTGATGCTATCTTGGGGACTACAATCAAGGTTCCTACTGTAGATGGCATGGTGGATTTAAAAGTCCCGGCTGGGACTCAACCCGGCACAACGCTCGTTATGGCTCGGAAAGGTGTTCCGCTGCTGAATAAGAGTAACATGAGAGGTGATCAATTGGTTCGCGTGCAAGTCGAAATCCCCAAGAGACTGAGTAGTGATGAGAGAAAACTTATCGAGGAACTTGCTGATTTGAGCAAAGGAAAGACTAAAGCTGCTGCTAGTGGTACTAGGAGATAA